GGGATTCTGAAGCCAGGGGATACGGCCAATCCCGAAGAGCGAGTGAAGGATGTCGTTGATGACGCCGACCTCGGTGTTGAGGAGCCCCACCCACATCAGAGCGGAAATGAATGCCGGGATGGCATACGGCAGGATCAGGACGCTCCGGTAAAAGTGGCGCAGCCTCAGATAGGGGTCGTTGAGCAGGAGGGCAAGGCCGAGCCCCGCCACGAACTGGATGACGACCGTCAGACCGGCCCAAACGAAGGTCCAGACGAACACTCGCGCAAAGGGACCCGACACGGCCGGGTCGGTGAACAGCCGGACGAAGTTCTCCAGGCCGACGGGCGCAACGAAGCCGGGTTCCAGCCGGTTTCCTGCGGCATCCGTGAAGTAGCCACCTACAGCGCGATACACCGTTTGTGTCCGCAGGTCGGTCAGGGTGTCCGAAGCGGCATCGTACCGGTATGCATGGCGAGCCTCCTCGAACTCCCGGAGGCTTGCCATCCGCAGTACCCCGTCGCCCCACTCAAAGCGCGCAGACTGAAGCTGCGAAAGCCTGCGGGCCAGCTGGGAGACCGCAAGAGCCTCGAGATCCTCCAGGCGATCGACGCGCCCGTCACCGTCCGTGTCCGCGAGGCGGTCCCTTTCGGGGTCAGCCGGTCGGGCCTCACCGTTTTCAAGGATGAGCCACTGCCCCGCGCCGAGGTCCAGGACGAGCTTCAATTCTCCTGAGGGGGTTTCAAAGGCTGTGAAGGGAAAGCGACCGCCGCCGTCAGGGTTATAAAGGGCCTCTTCGAACTGGCGGACCACCTGAGACTTCGGAAGCATGTGGCCGGTGCCGAAGTTGGTAAACGCCACGACCACGGTGTACCCGATGGGGTACACGACGAGAAGCGCAAAGAACGCGAACCCCGGCCAGATGTAGCGAAGCGGGTACATCCGGCCGCTGGTGTAAACCCACGTGGTGCCGATGAGCCCGACCACCAGGGCAAGGGCCGGCCACCATGCTCCGTCCAGGTAAAACCGGGCCGCAATCCAGGCACCCAGTGCGTTCAGGAAGCCAAGCATTACCAGGGCCAGGACCTTTCCGGCCACCCTCGGCAGCCCGCGGCGGGCACGTTCTGCCCGCCCCGCGTAAGTCGCTCCCGCCCTCAAAACTCTCGCCTCCGCCATTCATGGGGTATGGAGGCGCCCGATGGCGCCTCCACACCTTTGCTCCTGCTGCCCCGCCGAACGCTCCGTTACCTGCCCGCCGCGATGGCGTCCCGGATCTGGCGGGCCGCATCCTTCATGGCGGACTCGGGGTCCTGTTCCCCGTTGACGACGAGCGTCAGCTTGTCTCCCAGCGCCCCCCAGACAACCGCCATTTCGGGGATGTTGGGCATCGGGATGCCATCCGCGGCGCTGGCGCCGAATGCAGCGATGTCGGGGTTGTCGGCAACCTCCTCAAAGGCCGTCCTGAGGGCGGGGATGCGTGGGTCCTCCTTCCAGATGGCAAGTTGCCCTTCTTTCGTCATGATGAACTTCCGCAGAAACTCCATGGCCAGCACCTTGTTGGGGCTGAACTTGTTCACCATGAACCCCTGCGCACCCACGAACGGTTTCGCGACGTTGCCGTTGAACGTGGGAATCTTGGCCACGCCGTAGCGGATGCCTGCTTTCTTGACGTTGTCGATCTCCCACGGGCCCGTCATGATCATCCCGACCTGGCCCTGGGTGAACAGGCCCTGCATGGTCTGATAGTCGGTTCCCTTGGGGACCAGGCCCTCCACGGCCAGACGCTGGATGAGCCGAGCCCCGGCGATGGCTCCGGCGTTATCCACGCCCACGTCCTTGGGGTCGAATCCCTGGCCGTTGAAGCGGAAGATGTAGCCGCCGTTGGCCGACAGGAACGGGAAAGAGTGGTACGGATCGCTGTTCGGGTAGAGAAAACCGTAGCGCTTCTTCGGCCGGTCGGTCAGCTTGCGGGAGATTTGCAGCAGCTCGTCGAACGTCTTGGGAGGCGTTGGGACCAGATCCTTGTTGTAAATGATCGCGATGGCTTCAATGGCGTACGGCACGCCGTAAAGCTTGCCGCCGTAGGTGAAGCCCTGCAGGGCAACGGGCGTGAACTGCGCGCGTTCCGAGGCCGAAAGCTCTATGGGCTCCAGCAGGCCGTTTCGTGCAAGCTCTCCCACCCAGTCGTGGGCGCCCACGATGAGGTCAGGGCCTTCACCCGTAGGAGCCGACACGCTGAAGTTCGGCCGGATGTCCCCGAAGCCGACCTCGGTGACCTCAACAGGTATCCCGTACTCTTTCTCAAATTGCTTCGCCATGGGCAGAAGTGCCGGGACCTGCGCCTCGCTCGACCAGATGGTCAGCTTGTTTGCCGCTGCGTACCCTGTTACCGTGAGGCCGGGTACGGCAGCCACAACGAGCAGGACCGCCAGAAGGCCAAGGAAAAGCCGGCTGCTCCGCATCCGTAAGTCTCCCCTTTCGTCAAGAGCGTTTGGCACCTCGGTTTTCTGTTGCCCCAGCGCGAGCCCCCATTTCCACCTCCCTTCCGCGTGCGAAAGGCATTCAGCCGGCCCTTTCGGCAGCGGGTGGCGGGGCCGTTGAACCGCGCACCACCAGCTCGACCGGCAGGATGATATGGCGCACCGGAGGGATGCGGCCGTTCAAGCGGTCGATCAATTGCCGCGCCGCCGCCTCTCCCAGTTCCCTCGCAGGAATGCGCACGGTCGTGAGCGGCGGGTTGAGGAGCTGGGCCAACGGATCGTCGTTGAACCCCACGACGGAGAGGTCTCTGGGCAGCTCGAGGCCCATCTCCCTCGCGGCCCGGCACACTCCCGCGGCGAGGACGTCATCCATCCCCACAATGGCCGTGGGCCGGTCGCCTCCCTCCAGTAAGCGCCGGGCCTCGCGGTGCCCGTGTTGCCAGGTGAACTCCCCGAGCGACACCCAGCCGGGCGGAAGGCTCAGGTTGGCCTCCTGAAGCGTCATGACAAACCCGTTCAGCCGGTCCTGCGTCACGACCAGCTCCTCGTGTCCTCCGATGAGCGCGATGCGGCGATGGCCCAGCTCGATCAGATGCGTCACGGCCAGGGCCGCAGCCTGGAAGTTGTCGTTGTTGACCCAGTAGACGGAGGGCTGGCCCGGAACGCGACCGAGCACCACGAACGGCAGCCGCTGGCGCACCAGCTCCGCGATGAGCGGATCCGGATTGCGGGAGGCCAGCAGCACCGCGCCATCCGCCCGCCGGTCCTGGAGCATGGCAAGGCACTGCTGAGCTTCTGCCTCGTACGTTTCCGCAGCGGTCACCATGATGCTGTACCCGAAATCCTGCGCGGCGCGGGCCACCCCACGAAGGGCTTCGGCAAAGAAGGGGTGCGCGAACGCCTGATCGGGCGGCCGGTAGAGTACCACGCCCAGCGTGCGGGATGACCGTGTCACCAGGCTGCGGGCGATGGCGTTTGGCCGGTAGCCCAGGCTTTCCATGGCCTCCAGGACCCGCAGGCGGGTCGCCTCGCTTATCCGCGGGTTGCCCGCCAGCGCGCGGGAGACGGTGGAGGGTGACACCCGAGCCACCCTTGCCACCTCCCGGATTGTCACCCGACGGTCAGGTTTGTTCCGGTTCAACACCCGAATTCGTACCCCCTGGGCCCGCCTTCGCCCGGGCTAGCGCCCGCCGTAGACCATCGGAACCACCGCGAGACGCTTCTCGGCTGAACGGTACTGGCTCAGAATCGCCTCCTGGGTGGTGCCTCGAGGCGCCAGCATGTCGATGACGTTCGGGTCGAACACGTCGTCCTCGCCCCCGCCGAACCGCCACTCCGCCCGGTTTGCCTTGACCTCTCGCACCCGCAGGCTATCCGCCTCGGGGTAGCCCTCCTGGCCGAGAATGAAGACCTGGAAGCCCCACGTGCTTTCCGGAGCGCCGATGGCGGCGACCGGCACGCGCACGGTGACCGAGCGTTCGGCGGAATCGACGCTGACGCGCATGCGGCTTGCGCCCTCCGGTTCGGATCCGTCTGCCGCGAAAATCTTCTGGTTCCACCCCTCGACCCAGATGGCGTACTCCCATCCCGATTCCGGCGCAAACTTCACGCGCCGGCCGCCAAGAGCTTCCGTCTTCCCCGAACCTGCCCGGTGATCCCGGTCGATGTAGAT
This is a stretch of genomic DNA from Bacillota bacterium. It encodes these proteins:
- the malF gene encoding maltose ABC transporter permease MalF, which translates into the protein MRAGATYAGRAERARRGLPRVAGKVLALVMLGFLNALGAWIAARFYLDGAWWPALALVVGLIGTTWVYTSGRMYPLRYIWPGFAFFALLVVYPIGYTVVVAFTNFGTGHMLPKSQVVRQFEEALYNPDGGGRFPFTAFETPSGELKLVLDLGAGQWLILENGEARPADPERDRLADTDGDGRVDRLEDLEALAVSQLARRLSQLQSARFEWGDGVLRMASLREFEEARHAYRYDAASDTLTDLRTQTVYRAVGGYFTDAAGNRLEPGFVAPVGLENFVRLFTDPAVSGPFARVFVWTFVWAGLTVVIQFVAGLGLALLLNDPYLRLRHFYRSVLILPYAIPAFISALMWVGLLNTEVGVINDILHSLFGIGRIPWLQNPFWARAALFLVNLWLGYPYMMIVTLGALQSIPSELYEAALVDGARPWDVIRTITLPLLMIAVSPLLVGSFAFNFNNFNVIFLVTGGGPPMAGAQTPAGHTDILISYTYRLAFQGGQGTQFGFAAAISMVIFIIVAILSAINFRMTGVFERVSENV
- the malE gene encoding maltose/maltodextrin ABC transporter substrate-binding protein MalE, whose translation is MRSSRLFLGLLAVLLVVAAVPGLTVTGYAAANKLTIWSSEAQVPALLPMAKQFEKEYGIPVEVTEVGFGDIRPNFSVSAPTGEGPDLIVGAHDWVGELARNGLLEPIELSASERAQFTPVALQGFTYGGKLYGVPYAIEAIAIIYNKDLVPTPPKTFDELLQISRKLTDRPKKRYGFLYPNSDPYHSFPFLSANGGYIFRFNGQGFDPKDVGVDNAGAIAGARLIQRLAVEGLVPKGTDYQTMQGLFTQGQVGMIMTGPWEIDNVKKAGIRYGVAKIPTFNGNVAKPFVGAQGFMVNKFSPNKVLAMEFLRKFIMTKEGQLAIWKEDPRIPALRTAFEEVADNPDIAAFGASAADGIPMPNIPEMAVVWGALGDKLTLVVNGEQDPESAMKDAARQIRDAIAAGR
- a CDS encoding LacI family DNA-binding transcriptional regulator; protein product: MLNRNKPDRRVTIREVARVARVSPSTVSRALAGNPRISEATRLRVLEAMESLGYRPNAIARSLVTRSSRTLGVVLYRPPDQAFAHPFFAEALRGVARAAQDFGYSIMVTAAETYEAEAQQCLAMLQDRRADGAVLLASRNPDPLIAELVRQRLPFVVLGRVPGQPSVYWVNNDNFQAAALAVTHLIELGHRRIALIGGHEELVVTQDRLNGFVMTLQEANLSLPPGWVSLGEFTWQHGHREARRLLEGGDRPTAIVGMDDVLAAGVCRAAREMGLELPRDLSVVGFNDDPLAQLLNPPLTTVRIPARELGEAAARQLIDRLNGRIPPVRHIILPVELVVRGSTAPPPAAERAG